A single Ziziphus jujuba cultivar Dongzao chromosome 11, ASM3175591v1 DNA region contains:
- the LOC107431914 gene encoding uncharacterized protein LOC107431914, translating into MVGGGDTGKMIAVGLVWGATNAVMRRGTILWDQALQSSRRNDPNLRPFDRLKVTIIDWIKLLLIWQYSVPFLINLSASATFFAILSHTPISLAVPVTNATTFAATAVVGVLLGEETHLGFAFSGIEVIGCLDVEKVLKNVKDFVSVSMLPNKKALFDLTADHAKHKYARLVMISHHV; encoded by the exons ATGGTGGGGGGAGGAGATACAGGGAAGATGATTGCAGTGGGACTGGTTTGGGGAGCCACCAACGCCGTAATGCGGCGGGGCACAATTCTTTGGGACCAAGCCCTCCAATCTTCGCGCCGGAACGATCCGAACCTCCGGCCATTTGACCGGCTGAAGGTGACCATCATCGATTGGATCAAGCTCCTCTTAATCTGGCAGTACTCGGTCCCGTTCTTGATCAATCTCTCAGCCTCCGCTACTTTCTTCGCCATTCTCAGCCACACCCCAATCTCGCTAGCAGTGCCAGTCACCAACGCCACAACCTTTGCCGCCACTGCCGTTGTGGGTGTGCTCTTGGGGGAGGAAACTCATCTGGGTTTCGCTTTCTCTG GAATTGAAGTAATTGGATGTTTGGACGTAgagaaagttttgaaaaatgtcaAGGATTTTGTGAGCGTTTCGATGCTTCCGAATAAGAAAGCTCTCTTTGATTTGACAGCAGACCATGCAAAACACAAGTATGCTAGACTGGTTATGATCTCTCATCATGTGTGA
- the LOC107431963 gene encoding probable lactoylglutathione lyase, chloroplastic, whose protein sequence is MVRIIPMASSIRPSLSSLKFSGSSSRCAVSLYSFNSSRRLVSFNLASAVPQTQLFGLKASRLLRGNGCSVPMAGAGNVAQGSTAATPENVLEWVKQDKRRFLHVVYRVGDLDRTIKFYTECLGMKLLRKRDIPEERYTNAFLGYGPEDSHFVIELTYNYGVDKYDIGTAFGHFGIAVEDVAKAVELIKAKGGKVTREPGPVKGGSTVIAFIEDPDGYKFELLERWPTPEPLCQVMLRVGDLDRSINFYEKAFGLELLRKRDNPEYKYTIAMLGYGPEDKNAVLELTYNYGVTEYDKGNAYAQLAIGTDDVYKTAEAIKLVGGKITREPGPLPGINTKITACLDPDGWKTVFVDNVDFLKELE, encoded by the exons ATGGTAAGAATAATACCGATGGCGTCGTCGATCAGACCTTCTCTATCATCGCTCAAGTTCTCCGGCTCTTCTTCTCGTTGCGCCGTTTCTCTCTATTCCTTCAACTCTTCTCGGAGGCTCGTTTCCTTTAATCTCGCTAGTG CTGTTCCTCAGACACAATTGTTTGGTCTGAAAGCTTCGAGGCTGTTGAGAGGCAATGGTTGCAGCGTGCCCATGGCTGGTGCTGGAAATGTGGCACAAGGAAGCACAGCCGCTACCCCAGAAAATGTCCTTGAGTGGGTCAAACAGGACAAGCGAAGGTTCCTTCATGTTGTTTATCGTGTTGGGGATTTGGACAGAACCATAAA ATTCTACACAGAGTGCCTCGGAATGAAATTGCTGAGGAAACGTGACATACCTGAGGAAAGATACACAAATGCATTTCTTGGATATGGGCCTGAAGATTCACATTTTGTTATTGAACTCACCTATA ATTATGGGGTTGACAAATATGATATTGGAACTGCATTCGGTCATTTTGGTATTGCAGTTGAGGAT GTCGCCAAGGCTGTGGAACTTATAAAGGCTAAGGGTGGCAAAGTAACCCGAGAACCTGGTCCTGTCAAAGGTGGCAGTACGGTTATTGCATTTATTGAAGATCCTGATGGTTATAAGTTTGAACTTTTGGAAAGATGGCCTACACCTGAGCCCTTGTGCCAAGTAATGCTTCGTGTAGGTGATCTTGATCGTTCCATAAACTTTTATGAGAAG GCTTTTGGCTTGGAGCTTCTTCGTAAACGAGATAATCCGGAGTATAAG TATACAATAGCAATGCTTGGTTATGGCCCTGAAGATAAAAATGCTGTTCTGGAGTTGACATACAATTATGGGGTCACAGAATATGACAAAGGAAATGCTTATGCCCAG TTAGCAATAGGCACAGATGATGTCTATAAAACTGCAGAAGCAATTAAACTTGTCGGGGGGAAGATTACCCGAGAACCTGGACCATTACCTGGTATTAACACCAAAATTACTGCTTGCTTGGATCCTGATGGTTGGAAGACG GTATTTGTAGATAATGTTGATTTCCTCAAGGAATTGGAGTGA
- the LOC107431964 gene encoding probable RNA methyltransferase At5g51130 produces MEEKGGNQKKEEKSQDEVKQTKRKRKYVFPYGNYKSYYGYRIGRDLEEDPRLKVLKKEWFEGKDCLDIGCNSGILTIQIAKKFLCQSILGIDIDSDRIEDAYWHLRKFAKMENTGKMNGKASKLKISEDSNGQGNDIAMPSDGETKKDLFEIVSFRQENFVRSSRTPEESYDTILCLSVTKWIHLNWGDDGLITLFSRIWRLLKPGGILVLEPQPWKSYENNRLVSETATLNYKNIKFRPNTFQDLLLDKIGFRTVEDLTPGLSGSKTGFNRPMLVFQK; encoded by the exons ATGGAAGAGAAAGGAGGGAATCagaagaaggaagagaaaagCCAAGATGAAGTGAAGCAGACGAAGAGAAAACGCAAATACGTGTTCCCTTACGGCAATTACAAGAGCTATTACGGCTATCGT ATTGGTCGAGACTTGGAGGAAGATCCTAGGTTAAAGGTTTTGAAAAAGGAATGGTTTGAAGGCAAGGATTGTCTTGACATAGGCTGCAATAGTGGGATTTTAACTATCCAGATTG CGAAAAAGTTTCTTTGCCAGAGCATTCTTGGAATCGACATTGATTCTG ATCGAATTGAAGACGCATATTGGCACCTCAGGAAATTTGCAAAAATGGAGAATACTGGGAAGATGAATGGAAAGGCATCTAAATTAAAGATTTCAGAAGATTCAAATGGTCAAGGGAATGATATTGCAATGCCATCAGATGGAGAGACCAAAAAGGATCTCTTTGAAATAGTCTCTTTCCGGCAAGAGAATTTTGTTCGGAGTTCACGCACACCAGAAGAGAGCTATGATACGATACTTTG TTTAAGTGTAACGAAATGGATTCATCTGAACTGGGGTGATGATGGGTTAATTACGCTgttttcaagaatttggagatTGCTTAAACCG GGTGGCATTCTTGTGTTGGAACCTCAACCATGGAAGTCGTATGAAAACAATCGTCTTGTATCAGAG ACAGCTACACTcaactataaaaatataaagttcCGTCCAAATACTTTTCAAGATTTACTTCTGGATAAG ATTGGATTTAGAACAGTGGAGGACTTGACTCCTGGCTTGTCAGGCAGCAAAACTGGATTCAACAGACCAATGTTGGTGTTCCAAAAATGA